The Lacipirellula parvula genome window below encodes:
- a CDS encoding vanadium-dependent haloperoxidase — protein sequence MKLRRLLAAACLFIGTAASDVRGDEILDWNATIRQVIQANATHANPGWSTRAMAMTNGAMYDVMMGFERTHQPFKHDAPAPAGASQQAALAQAAYQTLMFAYPGQQPILDAAIAAKLAAIPDSPAKAAGVAYGNQTAQAYINWRTGDNADVTYPYTPGTAPGEWRPDPLHPNQSAWGPGWGTVAPFAIPNSDYFPLDPPPALDSAEYAAAFNQVKELGALNSVTRTADQTDMAIFWAYDRQSMGPPPVLFDRNLQDIALTMGNTERENARLFAIASVAMADAATAAWDAKFTDNFWRPITAIREGDADGNAATEAAVDWKPLGAPGANVNDWSDDFTPPFPAWPSGHASMGGALFEVLRDFYGTDDVDYVLNSAESMPSGLNTRSFTSFSQAEWENGMSRIYLGVHWIFDAEDGITLGNNIADWVGANMFQAVPEPGAATMLTMALAATTLSTRRRAK from the coding sequence ATGAAACTTCGACGATTGCTGGCGGCTGCGTGCTTGTTCATTGGCACGGCGGCTTCGGATGTTCGCGGCGACGAAATTCTCGATTGGAACGCCACCATTCGGCAGGTGATCCAGGCGAACGCGACACATGCGAATCCTGGTTGGTCGACTCGCGCGATGGCGATGACCAACGGGGCGATGTACGACGTGATGATGGGCTTCGAGCGGACGCATCAGCCGTTCAAGCACGACGCACCGGCGCCGGCGGGGGCTTCGCAGCAGGCGGCGCTCGCACAGGCGGCTTACCAGACGCTGATGTTCGCTTACCCGGGCCAGCAGCCGATCCTCGATGCGGCGATTGCCGCAAAGCTCGCTGCGATTCCCGATAGTCCCGCGAAGGCCGCTGGCGTCGCCTACGGCAATCAAACGGCGCAGGCCTACATCAATTGGCGGACCGGCGACAACGCCGACGTCACCTACCCCTATACGCCTGGAACCGCGCCGGGCGAGTGGCGGCCCGATCCGCTCCACCCGAACCAATCGGCGTGGGGCCCTGGCTGGGGAACCGTGGCCCCGTTCGCAATTCCTAACAGCGATTACTTTCCGCTCGATCCGCCGCCGGCGCTCGACAGCGCCGAGTATGCCGCGGCGTTCAATCAGGTAAAGGAACTAGGCGCTCTCAACAGTGTGACGCGCACCGCCGACCAGACCGACATGGCGATCTTCTGGGCCTACGACCGCCAATCGATGGGCCCGCCGCCAGTGTTGTTCGATCGCAACCTGCAAGACATCGCACTGACGATGGGCAACACCGAGCGAGAGAACGCCCGCCTCTTCGCCATCGCGTCGGTGGCGATGGCCGACGCCGCGACGGCGGCGTGGGACGCGAAGTTCACCGACAACTTTTGGCGGCCGATCACCGCGATCCGCGAAGGCGACGCGGACGGCAACGCCGCGACTGAGGCAGCCGTCGATTGGAAGCCGCTCGGCGCGCCAGGCGCCAACGTCAACGATTGGTCCGACGACTTTACGCCCCCCTTCCCTGCCTGGCCGTCGGGGCATGCTTCGATGGGAGGCGCGCTGTTCGAAGTCCTCCGCGACTTCTACGGCACTGATGATGTGGACTACGTGTTGAACTCCGCCGAATCGATGCCGTCGGGCCTGAACACGCGGTCGTTCACGTCGTTCTCGCAAGCGGAGTGGGAGAACGGCATGAGCCGCATCTACCTCGGCGTCCACTGGATCTTCGACGCCGAGGATGGCATCACGCTCGGCAACAATATCGCCGATTGGGTCGGCGCCAACATGTTCCAAGCAGTGCCCGAACCCGGGGCAGCAACAATGCTAACAATGGCGCTGGCAGCGACGACGTTATCGACCCGCCGTCGAGCCAAGTAG
- the dnaE gene encoding DNA polymerase III subunit alpha yields the protein MSAPSFVHLHCHSHYSLLDGASPIKGLVNRAKELGMNALALTDHGNLYGALEFYKASKEAGINPVLGYEAYVAPGSRFNKGGGLTSKEATYHLTLLAKNKTGFQNLVKMASRAYLEGFYHKPRIDRALLEEFSEGIICLSGCVSGEFSRALLASSSGKVGGGLVEEQIEKARGIASWFHNVFGDRYFIEIQDNGLEIQRLAKEAAIEVANRMGLPLVATSDAHYVRQDDAVAQDVLLCINTGKFRTDTNRMKMEGDQFFLRSADEMFAALSDQSEALARSQQIADSVDIDLELGKRYFPTFEVPKETNSQDYLRQLVLDGLKERYANKPERWAVAGQLSQVVMDRVDRELGVINKLGFYDYFLIVWDFVRFAVESDIPCTARGSGVGSLVCYALKLSHVCPLDYDLLFERFLDESRLEAPDIDIDFCKERRSEVIDYVKRKYGDANVAQIGTFGTLAARAAIRDVGRTLGMPIFRVDQVVGMVPDQLGISIKKALETSDELKKTYDGDHEVRELIDLAQKIEGLARNVGTHAAAVVIAARPVDEFVPLQHVKGKTDVITQWAMGDVEAAGLLKMDFLGLRNLTILASSVKLIEKARGVRIDPYAFPLDDKPTFQLLCRGETKGIFQLESGGIRDLLQRMKPDHFRDIIATNALYRPGPLEGGMVDQYIEVKHGRKPAEYPHEVTEEILAETHGVMVYQEQVMRILNKLGGIQLSNAYTCIKAISKKKLPMIAKYKQEFIDGAKSLGLDTKKSDELFSMIEKFAGYGFNKSHSTAYALIAYMTAYLKAHYPVEFMAALLSCDISGRNFKSKDPLVEHIEDCRRMNIDVLPPNVNQGDPEFTVEDGKIIFGLSAIKSCGGAAAEGIAAERKKNGPYTSIFDFCERVDGSLCNRAAIESLIKAGAFDKLGGHRAQYMAVLDKALQAGASIAADRKAGQKGFSFDDDDEEEQAATVASLPEVNVWTEKEQLTQEKEVLGYYLSSHPLAEFEQTLKTFCTHSSKTIGALAHRDEVLLGGMIAAIKFSHTKNPRPGSVNTKYAMWDLEDMDGITRCILWPEQFAICGEHVVADAILGVRGKIDRRPGAEEVNLIVDELIPLSELSERYATGVMIRVREAEHGQRGLEQLREILRGYPGNKKLKLRLDLAAGGQVWLDSKWPGLDLNPELRERVEGLLGPGSLALQATRPKMQTGAEQGRGRQRQPART from the coding sequence TTGTCCGCACCGTCGTTCGTCCATCTTCATTGCCATAGCCATTACAGCCTCCTCGACGGCGCCAGCCCGATCAAAGGGCTCGTCAATCGGGCCAAAGAGCTGGGGATGAACGCCCTCGCGCTCACTGACCACGGCAATCTCTACGGGGCGCTCGAGTTCTACAAAGCGTCAAAGGAAGCGGGCATCAATCCGGTGCTTGGCTACGAAGCCTACGTCGCCCCCGGCAGCCGGTTCAACAAGGGGGGCGGACTCACCAGCAAGGAAGCGACCTACCACCTCACGCTGCTCGCGAAGAACAAAACGGGCTTCCAGAACCTCGTGAAGATGGCGAGTCGCGCCTATCTCGAGGGCTTCTATCACAAGCCTCGCATCGATCGCGCGCTCCTCGAAGAATTTTCCGAAGGGATCATCTGCCTCAGCGGTTGCGTCAGCGGCGAGTTCAGCCGCGCGCTGCTCGCCAGCAGCTCCGGCAAAGTCGGCGGCGGACTCGTTGAAGAGCAAATCGAAAAGGCCCGCGGCATTGCTTCGTGGTTCCATAACGTTTTCGGCGATCGCTACTTCATCGAGATCCAGGACAACGGCCTGGAGATTCAGCGGCTCGCCAAAGAGGCGGCCATCGAAGTTGCCAACCGCATGGGCCTGCCGCTCGTGGCCACCAGCGACGCCCACTACGTGCGGCAAGACGACGCCGTCGCGCAAGACGTGCTCCTCTGCATCAACACGGGCAAGTTCCGCACCGACACGAATCGCATGAAGATGGAGGGAGACCAGTTCTTCCTTCGCAGTGCGGACGAAATGTTTGCCGCGCTTTCCGATCAGTCGGAAGCCCTCGCCCGTTCGCAGCAGATCGCCGACTCGGTCGACATCGACCTTGAACTCGGCAAGCGGTACTTCCCGACGTTCGAAGTTCCCAAAGAAACCAACTCGCAAGATTATCTGCGGCAACTCGTCCTCGACGGTCTGAAAGAGCGTTACGCCAACAAGCCCGAGCGCTGGGCGGTCGCAGGCCAGCTCTCGCAAGTCGTGATGGACCGCGTCGACCGTGAACTCGGCGTCATCAACAAGCTCGGCTTCTACGATTACTTCCTCATCGTGTGGGACTTCGTTCGCTTCGCCGTCGAAAGCGACATCCCCTGCACGGCGAGAGGTTCGGGCGTCGGTTCGCTCGTCTGCTACGCGCTGAAACTGAGTCACGTCTGCCCGCTCGACTACGACTTGCTGTTCGAGCGGTTCCTCGACGAAAGTCGACTTGAGGCGCCCGATATCGACATCGACTTCTGCAAGGAACGCCGCAGCGAAGTCATCGACTACGTCAAACGGAAGTACGGCGACGCCAACGTGGCGCAGATTGGCACGTTCGGCACGCTCGCCGCGCGGGCCGCGATCCGCGACGTCGGCCGTACGCTCGGCATGCCGATTTTCCGCGTCGACCAGGTCGTCGGCATGGTGCCCGACCAGCTCGGCATTTCGATCAAGAAAGCGCTCGAAACGAGCGACGAGCTTAAGAAGACCTACGACGGCGATCACGAAGTTCGCGAGCTGATCGATCTCGCGCAAAAGATCGAAGGCCTCGCCCGCAACGTCGGCACCCATGCCGCGGCGGTGGTGATCGCGGCGCGGCCGGTCGACGAGTTCGTCCCGCTGCAGCACGTGAAAGGCAAGACCGACGTCATCACCCAATGGGCGATGGGCGACGTCGAAGCGGCCGGCCTGCTAAAGATGGACTTCCTCGGCCTCCGCAACCTGACGATCCTCGCGAGCAGCGTGAAGTTGATCGAAAAAGCCCGCGGCGTGCGGATCGATCCGTACGCCTTCCCGCTCGACGACAAGCCGACCTTCCAGTTGCTCTGTCGCGGCGAAACGAAGGGCATCTTCCAGCTCGAATCCGGCGGCATTCGCGACTTGCTTCAGCGGATGAAGCCCGACCACTTCCGCGACATCATCGCCACGAATGCCCTCTATCGCCCAGGTCCGCTCGAAGGCGGCATGGTCGATCAGTACATCGAGGTGAAGCATGGCCGCAAGCCGGCCGAGTATCCGCACGAGGTGACCGAAGAGATTCTCGCCGAAACGCACGGCGTGATGGTCTACCAAGAACAGGTCATGCGGATTCTCAACAAGCTGGGCGGCATCCAGCTCTCCAACGCATACACCTGCATTAAGGCGATCAGCAAGAAAAAGCTGCCGATGATCGCCAAGTACAAACAAGAGTTCATCGACGGCGCCAAGTCGCTCGGCCTCGATACGAAGAAGTCGGATGAACTCTTCAGCATGATCGAGAAGTTCGCCGGCTACGGTTTTAACAAGAGCCATTCGACCGCGTACGCACTCATCGCGTACATGACGGCGTACCTGAAGGCGCACTATCCGGTCGAGTTCATGGCGGCGCTATTGTCGTGCGATATCTCCGGCCGCAATTTCAAGAGCAAGGATCCGCTCGTCGAACATATCGAAGATTGTCGGCGGATGAACATCGACGTGCTGCCGCCAAACGTGAACCAGGGCGATCCCGAGTTTACTGTCGAGGATGGCAAGATCATCTTCGGCCTCAGCGCAATCAAGTCATGTGGCGGCGCCGCGGCGGAAGGGATCGCCGCCGAGCGGAAGAAGAACGGCCCCTACACGAGCATTTTCGATTTTTGCGAACGGGTCGACGGCTCGCTTTGCAATCGTGCGGCGATCGAATCGCTCATCAAGGCGGGCGCCTTCGACAAGCTCGGCGGCCACCGCGCCCAGTACATGGCAGTGCTCGACAAGGCGCTGCAAGCCGGGGCGTCAATCGCTGCGGACCGTAAGGCGGGACAAAAGGGGTTCAGCTTTGACGATGACGACGAAGAAGAGCAAGCCGCGACGGTGGCGTCGCTCCCCGAAGTAAACGTCTGGACCGAGAAGGAGCAGCTCACACAAGAGAAGGAAGTGCTGGGTTACTATCTCTCCAGCCACCCGCTCGCGGAATTCGAGCAAACGCTCAAAACCTTCTGCACCCATTCGAGCAAAACGATCGGCGCCCTCGCTCACCGCGACGAGGTGCTGCTTGGCGGCATGATCGCGGCGATCAAGTTCTCGCACACGAAGAACCCGCGGCCCGGCAGCGTCAACACGAAGTACGCGATGTGGGATCTTGAGGACATGGACGGCATCACCCGCTGCATCCTCTGGCCCGAACAGTTCGCCATCTGCGGCGAGCATGTCGTCGCCGATGCGATCCTCGGCGTCCGCGGCAAGATCGATCGCCGTCCCGGCGCCGAAGAAGTGAACCTCATCGTCGACGAACTCATCCCGCTCAGCGAACTGTCGGAGCGCTACGCCACCGGCGTGATGATCCGCGTTCGCGAAGCCGAGCACGGCCAGCGCGGGCTGGAACAACTCCGCGAAATCCTCCGCGGCTATCCCGGCAATAAGAAGCTGAAGCTGCGGCTCGACCTCGCCGCCGGCGGGCAGGTGTGGCTCGACAGCAAATGGCCGGGGCTCGACCTTAATCCCGAGTTACGCGAGCGGGTCGAAGGCTTGCTCGGTCCCGGTAGCCTCGCACTGCAAGCGACGCGGCCAAAGATGCAAACGGGCGCCGAGCAAGGCCGCGGCCGGCAACGCCAACCAGCGCGGACGTAG
- a CDS encoding thioredoxin family protein, whose product MANDYLNPGPSREEIDAAAGLVLLEFGAPWCGHCQGAAPAVAEAIAQFPGIEHVKVEDGPGRPLGRSFRVKLWPTLIGLRDGQEVARSVRPESVESVQELLGQL is encoded by the coding sequence ATGGCAAACGACTACCTTAATCCCGGCCCCTCGCGTGAGGAAATCGACGCCGCTGCCGGCCTCGTGCTGCTCGAGTTCGGCGCCCCCTGGTGCGGGCACTGCCAAGGCGCCGCTCCCGCGGTCGCCGAAGCGATCGCTCAGTTTCCCGGCATCGAGCACGTCAAAGTCGAAGACGGCCCTGGTCGCCCGCTCGGTCGTTCGTTCCGCGTGAAGCTTTGGCCGACGCTGATCGGCCTCCGCGACGGGCAAGAAGTCGCTCGCAGCGTCCGTCCCGAGTCGGTCGAATCTGTACAGGAACTGCTCGGCCAGCTTTGA
- a CDS encoding UDP-glucuronic acid decarboxylase family protein, whose product MIKRILVTGGAGFLGSHLCERLVGEGHDVLCLDNFFTSQKSNVTHLLAKPNFELIRHDVTVPINLEVDEIYNLACPAAPGHYQYNPIKTMKTSVIGSINMLGMAKRCRAKILQASTSEVYGDPEIHPQVESYRGSVNPIGPRACYDEGKRAAETLFVDYHRMNKVNVRIVRIFNTYGPRMHPYDGRVVSNFIRQALAGEDITIFGDGEQTRSFCYRDDLIEGFIRMMAAPDDFIGPVNIGNPGEFTIRELAELVIELTGAKSKLVQRPLPADDPTRRRPDITLAKAKLKWEPKVPLREGLAETIKWFKSINIADYRAPTPNY is encoded by the coding sequence CTGATTAAACGCATCCTCGTCACCGGCGGCGCCGGGTTTCTTGGCTCCCACCTCTGCGAACGCCTCGTCGGCGAAGGTCACGACGTTCTCTGCCTCGATAACTTCTTCACGAGCCAGAAGAGCAACGTCACTCACTTGCTCGCGAAGCCGAACTTCGAGCTGATCCGCCACGACGTCACAGTGCCGATCAACCTGGAAGTCGACGAGATCTACAACCTCGCCTGCCCCGCTGCGCCGGGCCACTACCAGTACAACCCGATCAAGACGATGAAGACGTCGGTGATCGGATCGATCAATATGCTCGGCATGGCCAAACGCTGCCGCGCGAAAATCTTGCAGGCGTCGACCAGCGAAGTCTACGGCGATCCTGAAATTCATCCGCAGGTCGAAAGCTACCGTGGCTCCGTCAATCCGATCGGTCCGCGGGCCTGTTACGACGAAGGCAAGCGCGCCGCCGAGACGCTGTTCGTCGACTATCACCGCATGAACAAAGTGAACGTCCGCATCGTGCGGATCTTCAACACCTACGGCCCGCGGATGCATCCGTACGACGGCCGCGTGGTATCGAACTTCATCCGCCAGGCGCTCGCCGGCGAAGACATCACGATCTTTGGCGACGGCGAGCAAACCCGCAGCTTCTGCTACCGCGACGATCTGATCGAAGGCTTCATCCGCATGATGGCGGCGCCCGACGACTTCATCGGCCCGGTGAACATCGGCAACCCGGGCGAGTTCACGATTCGCGAACTGGCGGAACTCGTGATCGAACTGACTGGCGCCAAATCGAAGCTCGTGCAACGCCCGTTGCCGGCCGATGACCCGACCCGCCGCCGTCCCGACATCACGCTGGCGAAAGCGAAGCTGAAGTGGGAGCCGAAGGTACCGCTCCGCGAAGGCTTGGCGGAGACGATCAAGTGGTTCAAGTCAATCAACATCGCCGACTACCGCGCGCCGACGCCGAACTACTAG
- a CDS encoding VanZ family protein, with translation MANPLSDLSQLANFKMHDSSPPPNDRSPRESRFRRIASRARTLAIFYFLLLFAGTHIPSVGHSGPSFNDKWAHFGGYLVLTLCILAGWELTIGRLHARHYFAVWLAGVVYGAFDEWTQIPVGRTCDMNDWAADAMGVLSGIILYQLFRPMLFAVVSVSEEDLDKRD, from the coding sequence ATGGCTAACCCGCTCAGCGACTTGTCCCAGCTCGCCAACTTCAAGATGCACGACTCCTCGCCTCCGCCGAACGATCGCTCGCCGCGGGAGAGCCGGTTCCGTCGAATCGCGTCGCGCGCTCGCACGCTGGCGATCTTTTACTTTCTGCTGCTCTTCGCCGGAACGCACATCCCTTCGGTCGGCCACAGTGGCCCGTCGTTCAACGACAAGTGGGCCCACTTCGGCGGCTACCTCGTTTTAACTCTCTGCATCCTCGCCGGCTGGGAATTGACGATCGGTCGACTGCACGCTCGGCACTACTTCGCCGTCTGGTTGGCGGGCGTAGTGTACGGCGCCTTCGACGAATGGACGCAAATCCCCGTGGGGCGGACGTGCGATATGAACGACTGGGCCGCGGATGCGATGGGCGTCCTCAGCGGCATTATTCTCTATCAACTCTTCCGGCCGATGCTGTTCGCGGTCGTCAGCGTTAGCGAGGAAGACCTCGATAAACGGGACTAG
- the tadA gene encoding tRNA adenosine(34) deaminase TadA gives MDDERYMQLALEQALEAATADEAPVGAIIVADDRVIAVARNEREALRDPTAHAEMIAITQAAAALSNWRLENCTLYVTLEPCPMCAGAIVQARIPRVVFGALDPKGGAVRSLYRLLEDERLNHRVAVVEGVLREPCGQVLTDFFAAKRRAKRP, from the coding sequence ATGGACGACGAACGTTACATGCAACTGGCGCTGGAGCAAGCTCTCGAGGCCGCCACCGCCGATGAAGCGCCGGTTGGCGCGATCATCGTGGCCGACGACCGCGTCATCGCGGTGGCGCGCAATGAACGCGAAGCCCTCCGCGATCCCACGGCACACGCCGAAATGATCGCCATCACGCAGGCCGCCGCCGCCCTCAGCAATTGGCGGTTGGAGAACTGTACCCTGTACGTGACGCTCGAGCCGTGTCCCATGTGCGCCGGCGCGATTGTCCAGGCCCGCATCCCACGCGTCGTCTTCGGCGCCCTCGACCCCAAAGGGGGAGCGGTACGCAGTTTGTATCGATTGTTGGAGGACGAGCGGTTGAACCACCGCGTCGCGGTCGTCGAAGGGGTGCTCCGCGAGCCGTGCGGGCAGGTACTGACCGACTTTTTTGCGGCGAAACGGCGGGCCAAGCGGCCGTAA
- a CDS encoding BBP7 family outer membrane beta-barrel protein: MNQGSHSARRGRWAGCCGWSVFAALCVTLTASSASAQSAAPRRTARGGDLAAGAAIDSLFDSAAEGSRSDAPVKKALNGQTSKASVRPQWTARLARNPKPDDGNPPYVLIDRYGGIQRYVEPTPTVNLDHYLGQTITVRRDTGHTLLASQLELPKVARPAGAIVGGSGGDVRLAAAEIPLEATPTLADAPEGADAAKPAVETLPDPIPDPQTMVDGDSGNWVDEHGNPVNMSEGADPLYLDEGAGPHLQGCSTCGSAVCQAQGGCGYGSRPVLYVRGEYLAWWTEGMDLPPLVVRGEVGNNGTPSDPTDDFFTNAFVVYGNQSVLDGVRSGGRVRVGYWLDDYGQTAIEGEYFGFGQIDEKFTDGGNGTFPIVGRPFIDATTGYDAVEDVSFPGIRGTVAVDIDSKFQSAGIGLRRNLCCASGNTCCGDPVTCGSQVGGCGAGVSNGPCATLFGKGTRHTDVYFGFRWAQLQEGLAVQENLEVIAPSVDVGTTFQVNDIFQTSNEFVGGELGFIWDWDYRRWSLELLSKLGIGSTRQRVNINGYTVRTEPGGAPETGSGGLLAQDSNIGQYERNELSVLPQLGMTLGYKLTDRLKLTGGYTFLYWSNVVRPGDQIDLEVNPGNLPFANPPDPDGLPARPQFTYRQNDFWAHGLSAGLEYQW, from the coding sequence ATGAATCAGGGAAGTCATTCCGCGCGCCGCGGCCGTTGGGCCGGGTGTTGCGGCTGGAGCGTTTTCGCTGCGCTGTGCGTTACGCTGACGGCTAGTTCCGCCAGTGCGCAATCGGCTGCGCCCCGTCGAACGGCGCGCGGCGGCGACCTGGCGGCGGGAGCGGCGATCGATTCGCTCTTCGATTCCGCCGCCGAAGGGAGCCGCTCCGACGCTCCCGTGAAAAAGGCGCTCAACGGCCAAACGAGCAAGGCTTCGGTCCGTCCGCAGTGGACGGCCCGGCTCGCTCGTAACCCGAAGCCTGACGACGGCAATCCGCCGTACGTGCTGATCGACCGCTACGGCGGCATTCAGCGCTACGTCGAGCCGACGCCGACGGTCAATCTCGATCACTACCTCGGGCAAACGATCACGGTCCGCCGTGATACGGGCCACACGCTGCTGGCAAGCCAACTCGAACTGCCGAAGGTCGCGCGCCCAGCCGGCGCCATCGTCGGCGGGAGCGGCGGCGACGTTCGCCTGGCCGCTGCCGAGATTCCGCTGGAAGCGACGCCGACGCTCGCCGACGCCCCTGAAGGCGCCGACGCTGCGAAGCCCGCGGTGGAAACGCTCCCCGATCCCATTCCCGATCCGCAAACGATGGTCGACGGCGACTCGGGCAACTGGGTCGACGAGCATGGCAACCCCGTCAACATGTCGGAAGGCGCCGATCCGCTCTACCTCGACGAAGGCGCCGGCCCGCACCTGCAAGGTTGTTCCACGTGCGGCAGCGCCGTCTGCCAGGCGCAAGGCGGCTGCGGGTATGGCTCGCGCCCCGTTCTGTACGTCCGCGGCGAATACCTCGCTTGGTGGACTGAAGGTATGGACCTGCCGCCGCTCGTCGTGCGCGGCGAGGTGGGCAACAACGGCACGCCGAGCGATCCAACTGATGACTTCTTCACGAATGCGTTCGTCGTCTATGGCAATCAAAGCGTTCTGGACGGCGTCCGCAGCGGCGGTCGCGTTCGCGTCGGGTATTGGCTAGACGACTATGGTCAAACCGCGATCGAAGGCGAGTATTTCGGCTTCGGCCAAATCGACGAAAAATTTACCGACGGAGGCAACGGCACCTTCCCCATCGTCGGGCGACCCTTTATCGACGCCACCACCGGTTATGACGCGGTCGAAGACGTTTCCTTCCCTGGCATCCGCGGAACCGTAGCGGTCGACATCGATAGCAAGTTCCAATCGGCAGGCATCGGCCTGCGTCGCAACCTCTGCTGTGCGAGCGGGAACACCTGCTGCGGCGATCCGGTCACGTGCGGCAGCCAAGTCGGCGGCTGCGGCGCCGGCGTTAGCAACGGCCCCTGCGCGACGCTCTTCGGCAAAGGAACGCGTCACACCGACGTCTACTTTGGCTTCCGCTGGGCGCAGCTGCAGGAAGGCCTCGCTGTTCAAGAGAATCTTGAAGTCATCGCCCCGTCGGTCGACGTCGGCACGACGTTCCAAGTGAACGATATCTTCCAGACGAGCAACGAGTTCGTCGGCGGCGAACTAGGCTTCATTTGGGATTGGGATTACCGTCGCTGGTCGCTCGAATTGTTGTCGAAGCTCGGCATTGGTTCGACCCGTCAGCGGGTGAACATCAACGGCTACACCGTGCGGACGGAACCAGGCGGCGCTCCGGAAACCGGCAGCGGCGGTTTGCTCGCTCAGGACAGCAACATCGGCCAGTATGAACGCAACGAACTGAGCGTCCTGCCGCAGTTGGGCATGACGCTCGGCTACAAGCTGACCGACCGGCTCAAGCTGACCGGCGGCTACACGTTCCTCTACTGGAGCAACGTCGTCCGCCCTGGCGATCAGATCGACCTCGAAGTCAACCCGGGCAATCTGCCGTTCGCGAATCCGCCTGATCCGGACGGACTGCCGGCTCGCCCGCAGTTCACCTATCGCCAGAACGATTTCTGGGCGCACGGATTGAGCGCGGGGCTTGAGTATCAGTGGTAG